The following are from one region of the Pseudodesulfovibrio piezophilus C1TLV30 genome:
- a CDS encoding DVU_1555 family C-GCAxxG-C-C protein, with translation MVGDAGLRMMELAGKGYCCSQIMVLLTLDEMDRENPDLVRAAAGLCNGLGDCSGPCGVLTGAAMVLGVFGGKGTDLEEAEEVLPVMLESLRDWFAERTAEHGGTTCGHILDGRCGQADPVLCGGLLADAHEKVREIVAENNFDPAEGRDMP, from the coding sequence ATGGTGGGTGACGCCGGATTGCGAATGATGGAATTGGCAGGCAAAGGGTATTGTTGCAGCCAGATCATGGTTCTGCTGACTCTGGATGAAATGGACAGGGAAAATCCTGATCTGGTCAGGGCAGCGGCTGGATTGTGCAATGGGCTCGGAGACTGTTCCGGTCCGTGTGGTGTGCTGACTGGTGCGGCCATGGTCTTGGGGGTGTTCGGTGGCAAGGGTACGGATTTGGAAGAGGCCGAAGAAGTGCTTCCTGTCATGCTGGAGTCTTTGCGAGATTGGTTTGCGGAGCGTACTGCCGAACATGGCGGGACGACATGCGGTCATATCTTGGATGGCCGGTGTGGGCAGGCCGATCCTGTTTTGTGTGGCGGACTTCTTGCCGACGCACATGAGAAGGTCCGCGAAATTGTGGCTGAAAATAATTTTGATCCGGCCGAGGGCCGGGACATGCCATGA
- the trsS gene encoding radical SAM (seleno)protein TrsS, protein MSALPRSVCPVCLAPVIATHESVNGETFLVKECPEHGVFRTVVWRGTPDFHGWSRAKIPSLPKEPLTKVEKGCPNDCGLCGAHRQHTCTALIEVTWRCDLGCPVCFASSGKQAQTDPAVEEIGFLLDRVIRISGLCNIQLSGGEPTVRDDLPALIRLARGKGFPFVQLNTNGLRLAREPGYAATLAEAGLSSVFLQFDGTSDDIYGSLRGKPLLADKIAAMEALTEVGVGVVLVPTVVPGVNEHDLGAIVRLASLHSPGVRGVHFQPVSYFGRYPDAPDDAQRITLPELMRSLEEQTGGSIRAIDFQPPGCEHSHCSFHANYVVTESRALKRLSAKGQCGCAPRPAEEGADKAKAFVKRQWAAPGTSLPMAHAMTTDVPDELDVFIERAATHTLAISAMAFQDAWTLDLERLKGCCIHVVSPDGRLIPFCAYNLTSMDGESLYRGKCHGPVQS, encoded by the coding sequence ATGAGTGCTCTTCCGCGCAGCGTCTGCCCTGTCTGCCTGGCTCCGGTCATTGCGACCCACGAAAGCGTGAATGGTGAGACTTTTTTGGTCAAGGAATGTCCGGAACACGGTGTTTTTAGGACTGTTGTCTGGCGAGGTACGCCTGATTTTCATGGCTGGTCACGAGCCAAGATTCCCTCTCTGCCCAAGGAGCCTTTGACCAAGGTTGAGAAGGGGTGCCCTAATGACTGCGGTCTTTGTGGTGCCCATCGGCAGCATACCTGTACAGCTTTGATTGAGGTGACCTGGCGGTGTGATCTCGGGTGTCCTGTCTGTTTTGCGTCCTCGGGCAAGCAGGCACAGACCGATCCGGCAGTGGAAGAAATCGGTTTTTTGTTGGATAGGGTCATTCGGATTTCCGGGCTGTGCAATATTCAACTCTCAGGTGGAGAGCCGACCGTGCGAGATGATCTGCCAGCCTTGATTCGTCTGGCGCGTGGCAAAGGGTTTCCCTTTGTCCAACTCAATACCAATGGCCTGCGCCTTGCCCGGGAGCCGGGATATGCCGCCACATTGGCTGAAGCAGGCTTGTCCTCGGTCTTTTTGCAATTTGACGGGACCAGCGATGATATTTACGGGTCACTTCGAGGAAAACCGCTTCTTGCGGACAAAATCGCGGCTATGGAAGCTTTGACTGAGGTCGGGGTGGGTGTTGTCCTGGTCCCTACTGTGGTGCCGGGAGTCAATGAGCATGACCTGGGTGCAATAGTACGGTTAGCTTCCCTGCATTCCCCCGGAGTACGGGGTGTCCATTTTCAGCCGGTGAGCTATTTTGGCCGGTATCCCGATGCACCGGATGATGCACAGCGAATCACGCTGCCTGAGTTGATGCGTTCCCTTGAAGAGCAGACCGGAGGAAGTATTCGAGCCATTGATTTTCAGCCGCCGGGGTGCGAGCATTCCCATTGTTCTTTTCATGCCAACTATGTGGTGACGGAATCCCGTGCCCTCAAACGACTTTCTGCCAAGGGGCAGTGCGGGTGTGCGCCGCGACCGGCGGAAGAGGGGGCTGACAAGGCCAAGGCTTTTGTCAAGCGACAGTGGGCAGCACCGGGAACGTCCCTGCCCATGGCCCATGCCATGACAACCGATGTCCCTGATGAACTGGATGTCTTCATCGAACGGGCCGCCACGCATACGCTGGCTATTTCAGCCATGGCTTTTCAGGATGCCTGGACACTTGATCTGGAACGTCTCAAGGGGTGTTGTATTCATGTGGTTTCGCCGGACGGGAGATTGATTCCCTTCTGCGCCTACAACCTGACATCCATGGACGGTGAAAGCCTGTATCGGGGGAAATGTCATGGGCCTGTCCAATCTTGA
- a CDS encoding molybdopterin-dependent aldehyde oxidoreductase — protein sequence MIKLTLFVNGVSKQVVCEQDESLANVLRQNLGLTSVKVGCGSGQCGSCSVIVDGKLIRSCTMKMKRVKEGACITTTEGIGTPSHMHPIQVAWMAHGGAQCGFCTPGFIVSVKALIDSHPDPSREDIRDWFQKHRNACRCTGYQQLVDATQDAAAVMRGDMKIEELEFKIPDDGRIWNTKYPRPSAVAKVTGTWDFGADIGLKLPAETLQCALVQAEVSHAKIISIDTTEAEKMPGVFKVVTHKDVKGKNRITGLITFPTNKGDGWDRPILCDEKIFQYGDAIAIVCADTEKNAKAAVSKVKVELEQLPEYMSAPAAMADDAIEIHPGTPNVYYTQKIAKGEDTAPIFDKADVVVEGDFYTSRQPHMPIEPDVGFAYTDDEGRLCIHSKSIGLHLHLYMIAPGLGVEPENLVLVQNPTGGTFGYKFSPTMEALVGAASLATGRPVFLNYTWHQQQTYTGKRSPFLTWMRYAATKDGKLLGMETDWSVDHGPYSEFGDLLTLRGAQYIGAGYDIPNIRGEGRTVCTNHAWGAAFRGYGAPESEFPSEVLMDELAEKLGMDPFELRYKNVYREGSTTPTGQDPEVYSLPEMFDILRPKYEEAKKRAAANSTAEVKRGVGIGLGVYGSGLDGPDSSQVDISINADNTVTVYSCWEDHGQGADMGTLGTAHEALRPLNLTPDQIRLVMNDTSKAPNAGPAGGSRSQVVTGQATRVACEALVEAMRKPDGSFRTYDEMVAEDLPLRYEGKWTAPANDCDENGQGNPFCCYMYGLFLSEVAVELATGKTTVEKMTTVADVGVVNNFLVVDGQIHGGVAQGIGLALSEDYEDIKKHSTMVGAGFPYIKQIPDNMEIIYVESPRPDGPFGASGVGEMPLTAPHAAVINAIANACGVRIRDLPALPEKVLAGLKG from the coding sequence ATGATCAAACTCACGCTCTTCGTGAACGGCGTGTCCAAACAGGTGGTGTGCGAACAAGATGAGTCGCTCGCCAATGTTTTGCGCCAGAATCTTGGCCTCACCAGTGTCAAGGTTGGCTGTGGTTCAGGCCAATGCGGTAGTTGTAGTGTTATCGTGGATGGCAAGCTGATTCGCTCGTGCACCATGAAAATGAAGCGCGTCAAGGAAGGCGCCTGCATTACAACCACTGAAGGCATCGGAACTCCGAGTCACATGCACCCGATTCAGGTTGCATGGATGGCTCATGGCGGTGCCCAGTGCGGTTTCTGCACTCCCGGTTTCATTGTTTCCGTCAAGGCTCTTATTGATTCCCACCCTGATCCCAGCCGTGAAGACATTCGCGATTGGTTCCAGAAGCATCGCAACGCCTGCCGTTGTACCGGGTATCAGCAGCTTGTGGACGCCACGCAGGATGCCGCCGCTGTCATGCGCGGTGATATGAAGATTGAGGAACTGGAATTCAAGATCCCCGATGACGGACGGATCTGGAATACCAAGTATCCCCGTCCTTCCGCAGTTGCCAAGGTCACAGGTACCTGGGACTTCGGTGCGGACATCGGTCTGAAACTGCCTGCTGAGACCCTCCAGTGCGCTCTGGTTCAGGCTGAAGTTTCTCATGCCAAGATCATTTCCATCGATACCACTGAAGCCGAGAAGATGCCCGGTGTCTTCAAGGTCGTCACTCACAAGGATGTCAAGGGAAAGAACCGGATTACCGGATTGATCACATTCCCGACCAACAAAGGTGATGGCTGGGATCGTCCCATTCTCTGCGATGAGAAGATCTTTCAGTACGGCGATGCCATTGCCATTGTCTGCGCTGATACTGAAAAGAATGCCAAGGCCGCGGTTTCCAAGGTCAAGGTTGAGTTGGAGCAGTTGCCCGAATACATGAGCGCCCCGGCTGCCATGGCTGATGACGCTATCGAGATTCATCCCGGAACTCCCAACGTTTACTATACTCAGAAAATCGCCAAAGGCGAAGATACCGCTCCCATATTTGATAAGGCAGACGTGGTTGTGGAAGGCGACTTTTATACTTCTCGCCAGCCGCATATGCCCATCGAGCCGGATGTCGGCTTTGCCTACACCGATGATGAAGGCAGACTCTGCATTCACTCCAAATCCATTGGTTTGCACCTGCATCTGTACATGATCGCCCCCGGTCTCGGCGTGGAGCCAGAGAATCTGGTTTTGGTTCAGAACCCCACTGGCGGTACCTTCGGCTACAAGTTCAGCCCGACCATGGAAGCCCTGGTTGGCGCGGCATCGTTGGCCACTGGCCGTCCCGTCTTCCTGAACTACACATGGCACCAGCAGCAGACCTACACCGGTAAGCGTTCTCCGTTCCTGACCTGGATGCGGTATGCAGCCACCAAGGACGGCAAACTGCTTGGCATGGAAACCGATTGGAGCGTTGACCACGGTCCCTACTCCGAATTCGGTGATCTGCTGACGCTGCGCGGAGCACAGTATATCGGCGCTGGATATGATATCCCGAATATCCGTGGAGAAGGACGCACCGTCTGCACCAACCACGCCTGGGGAGCCGCTTTCCGTGGCTACGGCGCACCTGAAAGTGAATTCCCGTCTGAAGTGCTCATGGATGAACTGGCTGAGAAGCTGGGGATGGACCCGTTCGAGCTGCGTTACAAGAACGTCTATCGCGAAGGTTCCACCACTCCCACCGGCCAGGACCCCGAAGTCTACTCACTGCCGGAGATGTTCGACATCCTGCGGCCTAAATATGAAGAAGCCAAGAAACGCGCTGCCGCGAATTCCACTGCCGAAGTCAAACGCGGCGTCGGAATCGGCCTTGGGGTGTATGGTTCCGGTCTTGACGGCCCGGATAGCTCCCAGGTTGATATCAGTATTAATGCCGATAATACCGTGACCGTATATTCCTGCTGGGAAGACCATGGCCAGGGCGCGGATATGGGAACACTGGGTACTGCTCATGAGGCCCTGCGCCCGCTCAATCTCACCCCTGATCAGATCAGATTGGTCATGAACGATACGAGCAAGGCTCCCAATGCCGGACCTGCTGGCGGCAGTCGCTCCCAGGTTGTGACCGGTCAGGCCACCCGTGTTGCCTGCGAAGCCCTCGTGGAAGCCATGCGCAAACCGGATGGCAGCTTCCGTACCTATGATGAAATGGTCGCCGAAGACCTGCCCCTGCGTTATGAGGGCAAGTGGACCGCTCCGGCCAATGATTGTGATGAAAACGGACAGGGTAACCCCTTCTGTTGCTACATGTACGGTTTGTTCCTGTCGGAAGTCGCAGTGGAACTGGCAACAGGAAAAACGACTGTCGAAAAGATGACCACAGTCGCCGATGTTGGTGTCGTCAATAACTTCCTGGTTGTTGACGGTCAGATTCATGGCGGTGTAGCACAGGGTATCGGCTTGGCGCTGAGCGAAGATTATGAGGACATCAAGAAGCACTCGACCATGGTCGGTGCCGGATTCCCGTACATCAAGCAGATCCCCGACAACATGGAGATCATCTATGTCGAGAGCCCACGTCCCGACGGTCCCTTCGGAGCCTCCGGAGTCGGTGAAATGCCGCTCACAGCTCCTCATGCCGCTGTTATCAACGCCATAGCCAATGCGTGTGGTGTTCGTATTAGAGACCTGCCTGCACTGCCTGAAAAGGTGTTGGCCGGACTCAAGGGCTAA
- a CDS encoding aminotransferase class V-fold PLP-dependent enzyme — translation MEELIYLDNGATSFPKPESVYTYMDSFHRSHGVSPGRSGCDLSIETGNIIETTRKELTALFHGTDSNRLVFTLNSTDALNLAINGIVSPGDHVVTTALEHNAVLRPLHHHWRYNEVEVDHVDFDADGFVHPEDFVALFKPSTRLVVVNHVSNVIGTVQPIEAIGRLCRERGILFMVDASQSAGKISVDIRKSCIDILAFTGHKSLLGPTGIGGLYVGEDVVIRHTRAGGTGVRSAQLHHLEEYPYRLEYGTPNLVGIAGLLAGVRWIGEQGMNALHEHEMALTRLLVDGLEKIDNITLYCQRERVNHIAVVSFNVNGFEAGNVGTLLDGDYGIACRTGLQCAPLVHRKLGTEAQGGTVRFGVGPFNTRQHITTALEAVAEIAATFGR, via the coding sequence ATGGAAGAACTGATTTATTTGGATAACGGGGCCACATCATTTCCCAAACCCGAGTCCGTTTATACGTATATGGATAGTTTCCATCGCAGCCACGGGGTCAGTCCGGGGCGATCCGGGTGCGACCTTTCCATTGAAACGGGAAACATCATTGAGACTACGCGCAAAGAACTGACAGCTCTCTTTCATGGAACTGATTCGAATCGGTTGGTCTTTACCCTCAATTCAACAGACGCACTGAACCTGGCCATCAATGGTATCGTGTCCCCTGGGGACCATGTTGTCACGACTGCCCTGGAGCACAATGCCGTGCTTCGTCCCTTGCATCATCACTGGCGGTATAATGAGGTCGAAGTAGATCATGTGGACTTTGATGCTGATGGCTTTGTCCATCCTGAAGACTTTGTGGCGCTCTTCAAGCCTTCCACTCGTCTGGTGGTTGTGAACCATGTTTCGAATGTGATTGGAACCGTGCAACCCATAGAGGCCATTGGTCGCTTGTGTCGTGAGCGGGGTATTTTATTCATGGTCGATGCTTCCCAGTCCGCAGGAAAGATTTCGGTGGATATCAGGAAGTCATGTATTGATATACTGGCTTTTACCGGCCACAAATCTTTGCTTGGCCCCACGGGGATCGGTGGTCTTTATGTGGGGGAGGATGTCGTGATCCGCCATACCCGTGCAGGAGGAACCGGTGTTCGATCCGCTCAGTTGCATCATCTGGAAGAGTATCCTTATCGATTGGAATACGGCACTCCCAACCTCGTGGGTATTGCCGGGCTGCTGGCCGGTGTTCGCTGGATTGGTGAGCAGGGAATGAACGCCCTTCATGAACATGAAATGGCTTTGACCCGTCTGTTAGTGGATGGATTGGAGAAAATCGACAACATCACGCTGTATTGCCAAAGGGAGCGTGTCAATCATATCGCTGTGGTCAGCTTTAATGTGAATGGATTCGAAGCCGGAAATGTGGGAACACTTCTTGACGGAGACTATGGCATCGCGTGTCGAACCGGGTTGCAGTGCGCCCCGTTGGTCCATCGTAAGCTCGGGACTGAAGCACAAGGAGGAACTGTTCGCTTCGGAGTGGGACCATTCAATACCCGTCAGCATATTACGACTGCACTGGAAGCCGTTGCTGAAATCGCTGCTACCTTCGGTCGATGA
- a CDS encoding pyridine nucleotide-disulfide oxidoreductase/dicluster-binding protein produces the protein MEQAELRQWESKCIQEEPPQCVAACPLHVDGRTFCSLMAQKRWDKAWTVLAKTMPLPGVLARICDAPCREACVRKDAGGPIEMGTLERFCAETAKPVSPPRPLPSRHKHVAVVGGNLTGLCAAWEMARRGFDVTLYCDSVAGELAFLDEGVLVRELENLGKLGVTMETGIVVEKAMLLSLIEQSDAVFLDSDAFPELAAGLDKPDAMTLGTQLRGLFASPLGEPSFILQAATGRRAANSLERFTQGVSMVTGREKEGAYETRLFTSLEKVSSASPVSEDEGYDEKAACAEARRCLQCECLECVKKCEYLKHYKAYPKVYARQISNNESIVMGTRQANGMINSCTLCGLCEVVCPEDFAMADLCHEARLSMVQHGKMPQSAHEFALRDMLFANRDSVSLARHAPGTDSSEYVFFPGCQLTASNPGVVQRAYADLCHRIGQVGLILHCCGIPAEWAGREDMKAEATHHLAAMWASLGQPKIIASCPSCLGALKKVLPGAEITSHYTILRALGVPRSASRCGTVAINDPCSARHDLMMREDVRMLLGEVAQAVVEPELTGETTECCGYGGLVAEANSSLADAITEHRADSVQEDFVTYCIMCRDRFVKVGKRALHLYDVLYPVSGDAGARPSPGYSERRENRVHLREHLLREMWREQDSGAEEPFESIEVTFTEEAARLMEERRILKSDVQKTLLQVRDSGRSFVNSETGRLLASFRPVTVTYWVEFERSGDVFTVHNVWCHRMRIKGGQA, from the coding sequence ATGGAACAGGCTGAACTGAGACAGTGGGAAAGTAAATGTATTCAGGAGGAACCTCCGCAGTGCGTCGCTGCATGCCCTTTGCATGTGGATGGACGCACTTTCTGCTCTTTGATGGCGCAGAAACGGTGGGACAAGGCATGGACAGTTCTCGCCAAGACCATGCCCCTGCCAGGAGTTCTGGCCCGAATTTGTGATGCGCCGTGCCGTGAGGCATGCGTGCGCAAGGATGCAGGTGGTCCCATAGAAATGGGGACGTTGGAGCGGTTCTGCGCTGAGACTGCCAAGCCTGTTTCCCCTCCCCGCCCATTGCCATCGCGGCACAAACATGTGGCCGTTGTTGGTGGCAATCTCACCGGACTGTGTGCTGCCTGGGAGATGGCTCGCAGAGGATTTGACGTGACCCTGTACTGTGACAGCGTCGCGGGAGAATTGGCTTTTCTCGACGAAGGGGTGCTTGTTCGGGAACTGGAAAATCTTGGCAAACTGGGCGTCACCATGGAAACCGGCATTGTGGTCGAGAAAGCGATGCTCCTCTCCCTGATTGAGCAGAGTGATGCGGTTTTTCTTGATTCGGATGCTTTTCCTGAGCTTGCTGCGGGGCTTGATAAGCCGGATGCGATGACACTGGGGACACAGCTTCGAGGATTGTTTGCCAGTCCGTTGGGGGAACCCTCTTTTATTTTGCAGGCCGCCACGGGGCGTCGCGCAGCCAATTCCCTGGAGCGCTTTACCCAAGGCGTCTCCATGGTGACAGGCAGGGAAAAGGAAGGGGCGTATGAGACGCGTCTGTTCACCAGTCTCGAAAAGGTTTCTTCGGCTTCTCCCGTGTCGGAAGATGAAGGATATGACGAAAAGGCCGCTTGTGCCGAGGCTCGGCGCTGCCTTCAGTGCGAGTGTCTTGAATGTGTGAAAAAGTGTGAATATCTGAAGCATTACAAGGCATATCCCAAAGTGTATGCTCGTCAAATTTCCAATAACGAATCTATTGTCATGGGCACACGTCAAGCCAATGGCATGATTAACTCCTGTACTTTGTGCGGGCTGTGCGAAGTCGTTTGCCCTGAAGATTTCGCCATGGCTGATTTGTGCCATGAGGCACGTCTCAGTATGGTGCAGCATGGGAAGATGCCACAATCGGCCCATGAATTTGCCCTGCGGGATATGCTCTTTGCCAATCGGGATTCTGTTTCCCTGGCCCGTCATGCGCCGGGAACGGATTCGAGTGAATATGTTTTTTTCCCCGGCTGTCAATTGACTGCTTCCAACCCCGGTGTCGTGCAGCGAGCCTATGCCGACCTGTGCCACCGGATAGGTCAGGTGGGATTGATACTGCATTGTTGTGGTATCCCGGCAGAATGGGCGGGGCGTGAAGATATGAAGGCCGAAGCCACACACCATCTTGCCGCCATGTGGGCATCCCTGGGACAGCCCAAGATTATCGCCTCCTGTCCTTCCTGTCTGGGCGCTTTGAAAAAAGTGTTGCCCGGTGCGGAAATCACTTCACACTACACGATTCTTCGAGCGCTCGGCGTGCCTAGGTCTGCGTCCAGGTGTGGGACTGTCGCTATCAATGATCCCTGTTCCGCACGGCATGATCTCATGATGCGGGAGGATGTCCGGATGCTGCTCGGTGAGGTGGCGCAGGCCGTGGTCGAACCCGAATTGACAGGGGAAACCACGGAATGTTGTGGCTATGGCGGGTTGGTGGCCGAGGCCAATTCCTCGCTTGCCGATGCGATAACAGAGCACAGGGCCGACTCGGTTCAGGAAGATTTCGTGACGTACTGCATCATGTGCCGCGATCGATTCGTCAAGGTAGGCAAGCGGGCTCTCCACTTGTACGATGTCTTGTATCCTGTAAGCGGAGATGCTGGTGCGCGTCCATCGCCGGGATATTCCGAACGCCGGGAAAATCGAGTGCATCTCAGGGAGCATTTGCTCCGGGAGATGTGGCGCGAGCAGGATAGCGGTGCAGAAGAACCGTTCGAATCCATCGAGGTGACGTTCACTGAAGAGGCTGCTCGGCTGATGGAAGAGCGGCGGATTCTTAAAAGTGATGTGCAAAAGACGTTGTTGCAGGTTCGGGACTCGGGGCGGAGCTTTGTCAATAGTGAAACTGGTCGGCTTTTGGCTTCATTCCGGCCGGTGACCGTCACCTATTGGGTGGAGTTCGAGCGTTCCGGCGATGTCTTTACCGTTCATAATGTCTGGTGCCACCGTATGCGCATCAAGGGGGGACAGGCATGA
- the trsM gene encoding DVU_1556 family methyltransferase, which produces MTTPEAAIPLWERAELRAAAGTTLRPGGLNLTDRAAELIGVVPGWRVLDVGSGLGATMKRLCSRYGAQAFGVETSLQQIQRASTGSRCVQADGAILPFGDGVFHALFCECVLSLFDDKSAGLREFYRVLRPGGFLVLSDLHGEGGEGVGSGASCADRAGPLSVTREMLVAQGFSVFLVEDHSRHLKELAAKLIFIDGKPRNQCTCESRRVGYHLVIAQKKGLENGG; this is translated from the coding sequence ATGACCACGCCTGAAGCTGCTATTCCTCTGTGGGAGCGTGCGGAACTGCGTGCGGCGGCAGGGACGACGCTGCGGCCTGGTGGATTGAATTTGACGGACAGGGCGGCGGAATTGATTGGCGTGGTCCCTGGCTGGCGGGTTCTTGATGTCGGGAGCGGCCTGGGAGCGACCATGAAACGCCTTTGCTCCCGTTACGGAGCACAAGCCTTTGGGGTGGAAACATCGTTGCAGCAGATTCAGCGTGCTTCGACTGGAAGCAGGTGTGTCCAGGCTGACGGTGCTATACTTCCCTTTGGTGATGGGGTCTTTCATGCGCTTTTTTGTGAATGTGTTCTCTCTTTGTTTGACGACAAGAGCGCTGGTTTGCGTGAATTTTATCGTGTCCTCAGGCCCGGAGGTTTTTTGGTGCTGTCTGACCTTCACGGAGAAGGCGGAGAGGGCGTTGGAAGTGGTGCCTCTTGTGCGGATCGGGCCGGTCCGCTCTCGGTCACGCGGGAGATGCTTGTGGCACAGGGATTTTCGGTCTTTCTGGTGGAAGACCATTCCCGTCATCTCAAGGAGTTGGCGGCCAAACTGATATTCATTGACGGAAAGCCTCGTAACCAGTGTACTTGTGAAAGTCGCAGGGTCGGGTATCATCTTGTGATCGCGCAGAAAAAAGGGTTGGAAAATGGTGGGTGA
- a CDS encoding DVU_1557 family redox protein, with amino-acid sequence MSVIKVPEADAAAWQCATCNEKLVPRAVELEYLDSLFNVELPTCPKCGLVLIPEGLALGKMHSVEQLLEDK; translated from the coding sequence ATGAGTGTCATCAAGGTGCCGGAAGCGGATGCCGCTGCCTGGCAGTGTGCGACCTGCAATGAGAAGTTGGTGCCACGCGCCGTGGAGCTTGAATATCTCGACTCTTTATTCAACGTGGAATTGCCGACCTGCCCGAAGTGCGGGTTGGTGTTGATTCCAGAGGGGCTTGCCCTTGGTAAGATGCATTCCGTGGAGCAGTTGTTGGAGGATAAATGA
- a CDS encoding molybdopterin-binding protein, with translation MKTVPVQDAVGMVLCHDMTKIVPGECKGPAFRKGHVIGEEDVSALLEMGKEHIYVLNMERGTIHEDEAAFRIAKAASGQGITLTEVCEGRVNMIAAPGLLDINVEALTRINSIEEVVLSTMHSGLQISDPGPVAGTRVVPLVIDEAKIKQVEAICAEYPYVVGVRPFRHFRVGLVTTGSEVYHGRIKDKFGPVIRRKFSKLGSTVMDQKLSSDDPSMTRDAILATIAEGAEMVMVTGGMSVDPDDQTPTAIRATGAEVITYGAPTFPGAMFMVAKLGDVHILGLPGCVMYYRASIFDLVVPRLLAGEEVTREDIVALGHGGFCATCDVCRYPICPFGK, from the coding sequence ATGAAAACAGTTCCCGTTCAGGATGCCGTGGGCATGGTCTTGTGCCACGACATGACCAAAATAGTTCCCGGAGAATGCAAAGGCCCGGCCTTTAGAAAAGGGCATGTCATAGGCGAAGAGGATGTTTCCGCACTGCTCGAAATGGGCAAGGAGCATATCTATGTTTTGAATATGGAGCGGGGGACCATCCATGAGGATGAAGCCGCATTCCGTATTGCCAAAGCCGCATCCGGCCAGGGCATCACGCTGACCGAAGTCTGTGAAGGACGGGTCAACATGATCGCCGCACCCGGACTGCTCGACATCAATGTCGAAGCGCTCACCCGCATCAATTCCATTGAGGAAGTGGTGTTGTCCACCATGCATAGCGGACTTCAGATATCCGACCCAGGTCCGGTGGCTGGAACCCGTGTGGTCCCTCTGGTCATCGATGAAGCAAAGATAAAGCAGGTGGAAGCCATTTGTGCCGAATACCCTTATGTGGTCGGGGTTCGTCCGTTTCGCCATTTCCGTGTCGGTCTCGTGACTACGGGCAGCGAGGTGTACCACGGTCGTATCAAGGACAAATTCGGTCCGGTCATCCGGAGAAAATTTTCCAAGCTTGGCTCGACAGTCATGGATCAGAAATTGTCATCCGACGATCCATCCATGACGCGGGATGCCATCCTCGCAACCATTGCTGAGGGGGCTGAAATGGTCATGGTCACCGGAGGTATGTCCGTGGATCCGGATGATCAGACGCCCACGGCAATCCGGGCCACCGGAGCAGAGGTCATCACTTACGGCGCTCCCACTTTCCCCGGTGCCATGTTCATGGTCGCCAAGCTGGGGGATGTCCATATCCTGGGGCTTCCCGGATGTGTCATGTATTACCGAGCGAGTATTTTCGACCTGGTGGTTCCCAGGTTGCTGGCCGGTGAAGAAGTGACTCGTGAAGACATCGTTGCCCTGGGACACGGCGGTTTCTGTGCAACCTGCGATGTCTGCCGATATCCCATTTGTCCCTTTGGAAAATAG
- a CDS encoding GntR family transcriptional regulator → MDSQVIYDALRSKIIHLELAPESVLNLSELAEEFGVSRTPIKEVLLTLQAEEWIVRQGSHFMVTPLSLERIREITEIRMVLEVQANLWATQRISQEERDALLALKQETLDFTGLHDNRAIVDLDSKIHRLVFTAAHNSQLTTVLERILNHYLRFWLAAPRRIEPRTFFAESLELIDAIATRDEDVVRECTVRHIRNSVAEIMGTR, encoded by the coding sequence GTGGATTCTCAAGTGATTTATGATGCGTTGCGTTCCAAGATAATTCACTTGGAATTGGCTCCGGAATCCGTTCTCAATCTGTCCGAGCTGGCCGAGGAATTTGGTGTCAGTCGAACGCCCATCAAAGAAGTTCTGCTCACTCTTCAGGCTGAAGAATGGATTGTGCGGCAGGGGTCGCACTTCATGGTGACTCCGCTGAGTTTGGAACGAATCAGGGAAATTACGGAAATTCGCATGGTCCTTGAGGTCCAGGCCAACCTTTGGGCCACGCAACGAATTTCTCAGGAAGAGCGTGATGCACTGCTGGCGCTGAAGCAGGAAACCCTCGACTTTACCGGGCTGCACGACAACAGGGCCATCGTTGACCTTGATTCGAAAATCCACAGGCTCGTTTTTACCGCTGCTCATAACAGCCAGCTGACCACTGTCCTCGAACGTATCCTGAACCATTACCTACGATTCTGGCTTGCTGCACCGCGCCGGATCGAACCGAGAACCTTTTTTGCCGAATCACTGGAGCTTATCGACGCCATCGCAACCAGGGATGAAGACGTCGTGCGTGAGTGTACTGTCAGGCATATCCGAAATTCCGTAGCCGAAATCATGGGAACTCGCTAG